DNA from Campylobacter concisus:
AGTAGAAGCTCTTGATACTATTGGCAGCAATAACATAAAGGGTATATATGTGGGGTGTAGATTTCCTAAAAACAAATCTAGAGGCAAAAAAGATATGTCTCCTCGCCTAGTAGGTCGTCTAGCCACTACCATAGTTATGGAAGATGGTCTATATATAGGATAATCAATGAAGAAGATAATATTTATCATCATAGCTCTTTTAGCAGTCGCAGTAGTAGTGGTAATAAGCAAAGGAAAATTACAAGATAAAGGAAATTTAATGGATAATAGTAATACATATACGGTTATAGCCCACAATGGCAGAGAGGTAAAATTTGATAAAAAGACAAATTTGATTGTTTCAGAAAATGAGATAAAAGGCCAAACACATAATGACTTATTATCTAAGCTAGTTCTAGATTCCCGCTCCATCCTAGACTCATCCCCATATAAGAACTATAAACCCTTATACTATAACCCTAAACCAAATTCTCTAGGTCAAACAGACTATTTAGCATTTAAACCATGGCTAGACATTAGCTATAAATCAAGCTCAAATAAACTATCTCCTTGGACTAAATCAGAAAAAGCCTACTATGAAAGCCTAAAAGATAAAAGAGATAGATATATCTATCTAGTAAAAAGAAGCAATCTAAAATGCACTATGATAGATATCCCAGATGATGCCATAGGTAGAGTGGATAGTAATGGCAAACTAACAAAGCCAGAGTATGCTGAAATTTATGATGAAGTAAATGCTCACAAAGGTACATTAAAATCAGAATTATTTGCAGCAGAGTGGAATATATGTGCAGGAGTATTAGGAGATATAGGAGGATTTGTAGGAGGTGTTGGATTAGGTTATGCAGGATTTAAAGCAAGGGCATATCAATCAATGTTTTTATCAGCTCAGCTTGGTCAAGACGGAGCCCTAGAGGCATTAGCTGATTTATTTGAATACTCTACCTATCTAGTAGGCTTAAATAAAAATTTACAAATAGCTGAAGAGTTTAGAAAACTAGCTAAAAATCCTCCACTAGATGAATATGGAATGATGCCTTATCTTGATGAGATAGTAGGAAGCTACTTCGTGATGGATTTTAATAGAGGTGGGGTAGCGGCAATGCCAGATAACTCTTTATATAAAGACCTAAGAGAGCTTGTAGAGGATGAAGGAAAGCTACTAGACCCTAGAGATATAGATGCAAACGAGACTACGAGGGAGGAATTTTTTTCTTATGTAAAAAAAGAATTAACAAATTTTCAAGATAAATATGAAATTCCTGGATTTCCGCAAGAAATGGAAG
Protein-coding regions in this window:
- a CDS encoding thioredoxin reductase; this encodes MKKIIFIIIALLAVAVVVVISKGKLQDKGNLMDNSNTYTVIAHNGREVKFDKKTNLIVSENEIKGQTHNDLLSKLVLDSRSILDSSPYKNYKPLYYNPKPNSLGQTDYLAFKPWLDISYKSSSNKLSPWTKSEKAYYESLKDKRDRYIYLVKRSNLKCTMIDIPDDAIGRVDSNGKLTKPEYAEIYDEVNAHKGTLKSELFAAEWNICAGVLGDIGGFVGGVGLGYAGFKARAYQSMFLSAQLGQDGALEALADLFEYSTYLVGLNKNLQIAEEFRKLAKNPPLDEYGMMPYLDEIVGSYFVMDFNRGGVAAMPDNSLYKDLRELVEDEGKLLDPRDIDANETTREEFFSYVKKELTNFQDKYEIPGFPQEMEERDISLFIDSTLLEAKIMSLTPPEGYPNAPYYNTPEELTRLYEAGKLDKKLNPLTPVMYRDSFPEDLRQKILSYAKEHNIKD